The Manihot esculenta cultivar AM560-2 chromosome 11, M.esculenta_v8, whole genome shotgun sequence genome includes a region encoding these proteins:
- the LOC110626721 gene encoding protein HEADING DATE REPRESSOR 1 isoform X1 encodes MEKKKDYSNKDGKKVLDGLLDGFSPVSTPRIFWKSRRRSASGRNLDKVTDDTAKETPSKQEEISNDEDMQEPKELPELSERRKALFEPLEPVTNINGKRPSAESLLPPPDFDSASYPKGWLIGKKRKLVNVDVVESMRRIAVQEMNRKDREINGLNEQLEEDARCLEHLQLQLLQERSKRAEVERENAMLHDQISMLMNMIEENEQMGDQGATDEGPDEP; translated from the exons atggaaaagaagaaagattACAGTAATAAGGATGGGAAGAAGGTGTTGGATGGGCTTTTAGATGGCTTCTCTCCAGTCTCTACGCCTAGAATCTTTTGGAAATCTCGAAGGAGATCAG CTAGCGGGAGGAATTTAGACAAGGTAACAGACGATACAGCTAAAGAAACTCCTAGCAAACAGGAAGAAATTTCCAATGATGAAGACATGCAGGAGCCCAAAGAACTTCCAGAACTCTCAGAACGGCGAAAAGCTCTCTTTGAACCATTGGAACCTGTGACAAATATCAATGGAAAACGACCTTCAGCTGAATCCCTTCTACCTCCACCTGATTTTGACTCAGCAAGCTATCCCAAGGGTTGGCTAATTGGAAAGAAGCGGAAGCTTGTTAATGTAGATGTTGTTGAGAGCATGAGAAGGATTGCTGTTCAGGAAATGAACAGAAAG GACCGAGAGATTAATGGCCTAAATGAGCAGTTGGAAGAGGATGCGAGGTGTTTAGAACACCTGCAACTCCAGCTTCTCCAAGAACGAAGTAAACGTGCTGaggtagagagagagaatgCTATGTTGCACGACCAAATATCCATGCTGATGAACATGatagaggaaaatgaacaaaTGGGCGATCAAGGTGCCACAGATGAGGGCCCTGATGAGCCTTAA
- the LOC110626721 gene encoding protein HEADING DATE REPRESSOR 1 isoform X2 — MASLQSLRLESFGNLEGDQNGNSFPTASGRNLDKVTDDTAKETPSKQEEISNDEDMQEPKELPELSERRKALFEPLEPVTNINGKRPSAESLLPPPDFDSASYPKGWLIGKKRKLVNVDVVESMRRIAVQEMNRKDREINGLNEQLEEDARCLEHLQLQLLQERSKRAEVERENAMLHDQISMLMNMIEENEQMGDQGATDEGPDEP; from the exons ATGGCTTCTCTCCAGTCTCTACGCCTAGAATCTTTTGGAAATCTCGAAGGAGATCAG AATGGTAACTCATTTCCAACAGCTAGCGGGAGGAATTTAGACAAGGTAACAGACGATACAGCTAAAGAAACTCCTAGCAAACAGGAAGAAATTTCCAATGATGAAGACATGCAGGAGCCCAAAGAACTTCCAGAACTCTCAGAACGGCGAAAAGCTCTCTTTGAACCATTGGAACCTGTGACAAATATCAATGGAAAACGACCTTCAGCTGAATCCCTTCTACCTCCACCTGATTTTGACTCAGCAAGCTATCCCAAGGGTTGGCTAATTGGAAAGAAGCGGAAGCTTGTTAATGTAGATGTTGTTGAGAGCATGAGAAGGATTGCTGTTCAGGAAATGAACAGAAAG GACCGAGAGATTAATGGCCTAAATGAGCAGTTGGAAGAGGATGCGAGGTGTTTAGAACACCTGCAACTCCAGCTTCTCCAAGAACGAAGTAAACGTGCTGaggtagagagagagaatgCTATGTTGCACGACCAAATATCCATGCTGATGAACATGatagaggaaaatgaacaaaTGGGCGATCAAGGTGCCACAGATGAGGGCCCTGATGAGCCTTAA